GGTACAACACGTGCATCTACGGCGGGTTCATGGCCTCCGCGGCCACGCTCGGGTTCGTGATCCAGCGGATGGGGTACATGGCGGGGTTCGCGGTCGCCGGACTGTCGTGCGCCGTCGCGACGGCCGGAGTGGCCGGGCTCCTCAAGCGGAGACGGTAGCGGGGGCGTACACGCTCTCGGCCTCGGCGACGAGGCGGTCGATCAACTCCTTCACGCTCGGGATATCCTTGATCCTCCAGACGTTCTCCCCCGTGAAGACCAGCCCTTCCTCCGTGTCCCCGTTGCGCGACATGTCGAGGCGATCGACGATGCAGAAGCTGTGGTTGCAGCTCTTCAGGCACCCCCGACGGCACTTCCCGTCGTAGACGTCCCCGCCGCTGAAAAAGCGCTCGAGGAACGGGTTGCGGATCGCGCGGCCGGGCAGCCCCACCGGGGAGTTGATCAGGACCACGTCCTCCTTGCGGGCGTTCAGGTACATCTGCTTGAAGCGGTCGGCCACGTCGCACTCCTTCGTGAGGACGAAACGCGTGGCCATCTGCACCGCGTCGGCGCCGAACTTCCCCATCATCTCCGCGATGTCGTAGCCGTCGGTGATCCCGCCCGCGGCGATCAGGGGGACCTTCTTCACCACCTTGCGAACCTCGGGGAACAGATCCCGCAGCGGCCGGTCGGTCCCCAGGTGCCCGCCCGCCTCCTTCGCCTCCACGACGATCGCGTCCGCGCCGCTTCGCTCCGCGAGCTTTCCGAACTCCGGGGAGGAGACGATGGAGACGATGGGGACGTTGTTCTCCTTCCCCACCTTGAAGATGTCGCGGGAGAACCCGGCGCCGGTGACGATCATGTCCACCCCCGCCTCGATCGACGCCTTGACCGCTTCCATGAACTGCTTGACCGCGAACATGATGTTGACGGCTACGATGCCGTTCGTCATCCGCTTCGCCTTGCGGATGTCCTCCTTGAGTTCGTCGATCGGAATGCCGGAGCCGCCGATCGTGCCGATCCCGCCACAGTCAGCGACCGCCGCCGCCAGCGACGACGTGGAGACGCGGACCGACATCCCTCCCTGGACGATCGGTATCCTGGCCTTGAACCGGCCAATGGTAAGTTCCGGAAGTTTCACGATCTCCCCCCAACCTGATTATGTAAACCTATATTATAAACGAAAACGATGTTTTGCGTCTTCGAAAATACGAAATGGACCGTATTCATACGGAGCAGGGGACGGCCCGCCCCGGCAGGAGAGCCGTCCGGAAGGGGCGGCCGGGGAGCACCTCGCAGCGGCAATCGGCCGCGATCCGGGAAAGCGGCAGAACCTCGTAGCCCCGATCGGACGCTCCGCGCAGGATCTCCGCGAAGGCGTCCCGCCAGATCCCGCCTTCCGCCTCGGCGTGCACGGGGAGGACGTGGACGCCCCCCGCGTCAAGCGCGGAGAGGATCCGGGGAACCCCGTTCCTGCCCCCGACCTCCTCAAGGCACGGCAGGTCGGACGGGACCTCGACGAGGCCGGTTCCCTCGAGGACGAACGGAGCGGCGGCCCGCGTGCAGCTCAGGTATTCGAGCGGGAACTCCCGCAGCACACCCACCGCCTCTTCCGTGAGCAACCACGCCGGCGCCCCGAAGGCGCGCGGGCGGTGTCCGAGGGCCTCCTCGTACGCCGCGAATCCCCGGAGGAACCATTCCCGGATCCACGCGGCC
This genomic interval from Deltaproteobacteria bacterium contains the following:
- a CDS encoding nitronate monooxygenase family protein; this encodes MKLPELTIGRFKARIPIVQGGMSVRVSTSSLAAAVADCGGIGTIGGSGIPIDELKEDIRKAKRMTNGIVAVNIMFAVKQFMEAVKASIEAGVDMIVTGAGFSRDIFKVGKENNVPIVSIVSSPEFGKLAERSGADAIVVEAKEAGGHLGTDRPLRDLFPEVRKVVKKVPLIAAGGITDGYDIAEMMGKFGADAVQMATRFVLTKECDVADRFKQMYLNARKEDVVLINSPVGLPGRAIRNPFLERFFSGGDVYDGKCRRGCLKSCNHSFCIVDRLDMSRNGDTEEGLVFTGENVWRIKDIPSVKELIDRLVAEAESVYAPATVSA
- a CDS encoding polysaccharide deacetylase family protein, whose amino-acid sequence is MAAPEGDIPGRILALKVDVDTRRGMEEGVPSLLSTLDAFYVSATFFLSFGPDNSGKAVYQLLRNPRFLVKMLRTNAPGLYGFRTALYGTLLPAPMIASVLPGLCREIEARGHEVEFHAWDHRAWQDTLPRKRAAWIREWFLRGFAAYEEALGHRPRAFGAPAWLLTEEAVGVLREFPLEYLSCTRAAAPFVLEGTGLVEVPSDLPCLEEVGGRNGVPRILSALDAGGVHVLPVHAEAEGGIWRDAFAEILRGASDRGYEVLPLSRIAADCRCEVLPGRPFRTALLPGRAVPCSV